In one window of Electrophorus electricus isolate fEleEle1 chromosome 15, fEleEle1.pri, whole genome shotgun sequence DNA:
- the LOC113574691 gene encoding putative olfactory receptor 7A2: MGNYSGEFMFLLHGLNDTMTNKYIYFGFGLVFYFVTLLVNLLLIITVILDKTLHEPMYLYICSLFVNGICGSSAFYPNILADLLTDSHVISYTACLTQTCVIYSYVLYEFTCLTVMAYDRYVAICKPLEYLSIMTHQKVIKLLTFICFFSILQSLVGAALTIRLPLCGNDIDKLYCSNWEVVKLSCTDVTVNNLYGYFLILFHASQAVLIIVSYIQIIKASLQSQAGKVKFMQTCLPHIITLLNFSVSIIFDVMYSRYGKTQGLQSVRSILGMEYLLVPPLLNPIIYGMNLSQIRRQFLKMFRCKIKAVF, from the coding sequence ATGGGAAATTATTCTGGAGAGttcatgtttttgcttcatGGACTTAatgacacaatgacaaacaaatacatttactttggatttggtcttgttttttattttgtgacacTGTTGGTCAATTTGTTACTAATTATAACAGTTATTCTCGACAAGACACTTCATGAACCTATGTATCTGTACATATGTAGTTTGTTTGTAAATGGAATATGTGGTTCTTCTGCTTTCTATCCAAATATCCTTGCTGATCTTTTAACAGATTCCCATGTTATATCATATACAGCATGCCTGACACAAACgtgtgttatttattcttatGTCTTATATGAATTCACATGTCTAACAGTCATGGCATATGACAGATATGTAGCCATTTGTAAGCCATTAGAATATCTCTCCATTATGACACATCAGAAGGTTATAAAACTGCTCACATTTATCTGCTTCTTCTCCATACTACAGTCATTAGTTGGGGCTGCACTGACAATCCGGCTACCTTTATGTGGTAATGACATTGACAAGCTGTACTGCTCTAACTGGGAGGTTGTTAAACTGTCTTGCACAGATGTAACTGTGAACAATCTATATGGGTACTTTCTAATACTTTTTCATGCTTCCCAAGCTGTGCTCATCATTGTGTCATATATTCAAATCATTAAAGCTTCTTTACAGTCCCAGGCAGGAAAGGTTAAATTCATGCAGACATGCCTTCCCCATATAATCACGCTCTTGAATTTCAGTGTTTCCATAATCTTTGATGTCATGTATTCTCGCTATGGCAAAACCCAGGGACTGCAATCTGTGCGCAGTATTTTGGGTATGGAGTATCTTCTTGTGCCTCCTCTACTAAACCCTATAATATATGGAATGAACTTATCCCAGATACGGcgacagtttttaaaaatgttcagatgCAAAATTAAAGCAGTTTTCTGA